One genomic segment of Stigmatella erecta includes these proteins:
- a CDS encoding ADYC domain-containing protein: protein MSSVLTSVALDGVRLGGAPLQGIRLEKGFLAAPDLAPDKLTGAIFQGTASDGGPVEVAVCGAEPSAQDSSLLSYRIEIWNQSKEAWENPCIATQQVPNPKALAVQSLWDERGANRDEPGKFTFACETGAIAKCIHWGYKPWATKDGQPLKDLHQACTRMVRADYCGDGRSHTRQDHVIDMYDTMGIQARTTVASANWVPSKASFEAAWTPEGASCLARTRDGQPAQSVLKQCPKRFELGERDLGEGDHCAAHLKSPRTGTAVLRNHSYGPQRPGTVTANLRRTP from the coding sequence ATGAGCAGCGTTCTGACCTCAGTGGCGCTGGACGGCGTGCGCTTGGGAGGCGCTCCGCTCCAAGGTATCCGTCTGGAGAAAGGTTTCCTGGCGGCGCCAGACCTTGCACCGGACAAGCTCACGGGTGCCATCTTCCAGGGCACCGCCAGCGATGGGGGCCCCGTGGAGGTGGCGGTGTGTGGCGCCGAGCCCTCGGCCCAGGACTCCTCCCTGCTCTCGTACCGCATCGAGATCTGGAACCAGTCGAAGGAAGCCTGGGAGAACCCGTGCATCGCGACCCAGCAGGTGCCCAATCCCAAAGCACTCGCCGTGCAGAGCCTCTGGGATGAACGGGGAGCAAACCGCGACGAACCGGGAAAGTTCACCTTCGCCTGTGAAACGGGCGCAATCGCCAAGTGCATCCACTGGGGCTACAAGCCCTGGGCCACGAAGGACGGGCAGCCGCTGAAGGATCTGCACCAGGCCTGCACGCGCATGGTCCGCGCGGACTACTGCGGCGATGGCCGCAGCCATACCCGCCAGGACCATGTCATCGACATGTACGACACCATGGGCATCCAGGCCCGGACGACGGTGGCCTCCGCGAACTGGGTGCCCAGCAAGGCCTCCTTCGAGGCGGCTTGGACTCCCGAGGGTGCCTCGTGCCTGGCCCGCACCCGGGATGGGCAGCCGGCCCAGTCGGTTCTCAAGCAGTGCCCCAAGCGCTTTGAACTGGGCGAGCGGGATCTTGGGGAGGGCGATCACTGCGCCGCGCACCTCAAGAGCCCGCGCACCGGGACGGCGGTCCTGAGGAATCACTCTTACGGCCCACAGCGTCCAGGCACGGTCACCGCGAACCTGAGACGCACCCCGTAA
- a CDS encoding arginine repressor: protein MDLDEAILRLLEAHEITDQAVLQQLLEGEGQAPSQSTLSRHLKRLSVQKVNGRYQRVERAPAPPVRATVMEAPPNMLVLKTAPGYAQIVGVMVDRAVGMEGVAGTIAGDDTVFIAVKHPSRLGEVREQLEQSLRLMP, encoded by the coding sequence ATGGATCTGGACGAAGCGATCCTCCGGTTGCTGGAGGCCCACGAGATCACGGACCAAGCGGTGCTTCAGCAGTTGCTGGAGGGCGAGGGGCAGGCGCCGAGCCAGTCCACGCTCTCCCGGCACCTCAAGCGCCTGTCCGTCCAGAAGGTGAATGGACGCTACCAGCGCGTGGAGCGGGCCCCTGCGCCCCCGGTGCGAGCCACGGTGATGGAGGCGCCGCCGAACATGCTCGTGCTCAAGACGGCGCCGGGCTACGCGCAGATTGTCGGGGTGATGGTGGACCGCGCGGTGGGCATGGAGGGGGTGGCGGGCACCATCGCGGGGGACGACACGGTGTTCATCGCGGTGAAGCACCCCTCGCGGCTGGGAGAGGTGAGGGAGCAGCTCGAGCAGTCCCTGCGGTTGATGCCCTGA
- a CDS encoding protein kinase domain-containing protein: MPRTAGSPEPQCLTDELLAELIDGRLPPEELSRVHHHAAACADCRALLVTVVRGGVQPREPDEPPPEGPKTLEPVPSSELPEKAWVPPDTFDEFRLVQLLGRGAMGVVYLAHDTSLDRQVAVKFIASPQPHARALEHFRIEVRAIARVQHPNVVTAFRVGEVAGRPYLVSEYLAGQSLADMPVPMPWRRARVMGLGMARGLAAAHRQGVLHRDLKPANAFLTAEGEVKLLDFGLAELFDGKTGTGAPGTRTLAGTPRYMAPELFRGQLATPQSDLYSLGVVLYELCTGTLPSPPRTLPPKRNGPPEALPTNEQAPGKTPSLPEQVPGIDLDFAALIERCLRLEPSERFASAEALRVELERLGPFQETDSIPDASPYQGLASFEAEHRALFFGRDADIRAVLDRLRRHPVVLIAGDSGVGKSSLCRAGILPRVAQGALDDYLDFRPLTLTPGRLPLAVLAATLAPVLHRTEAELMDRFTGAPGWLGAALRALHPDGHGVLVFVDQAEELVTLSEPAQAVRFAELLDELALPAPGVRVLLTVRGDFLTRLSALPGMDSAIERSLYLLQHLKPGGIREAIVGPARSRGVSFESEALLQTLIDQTSQGAGSLPLLQFTLTELWERRDTARALITRDTLEAMGGVEGALSRHADTVLERLTRLEQQAARHLLGRLITPEGTRGEQSEAELTAESPEARAALQVLIEGRLLHTRTTGRDTHYEIAHEALISNWGTLRRWLNEDAGQRVIRQRLAMASTEWERLNQAEELLWRERQLAEASAIEPLSLKSREQAFLRASRRALRRQRRRVWLSMLLVGLVAGSAYAGPRLQEHLNTQQTLRGMLEEARASLHAGRTFAQQATINREKAVVLFDGQTPGCAPSVHAFVDELVQAALPLPVQSEGKPGLPCAHQTLLLRDRESRAEHEWRQALGAFEQAELRFAASERKLEDVLELSYRNPDARQLLTETTYERFLLAERFHRQEERNRFEERFRRLTGSDAASRDLLDVPATVEIETVPSGARVELVASGEALRAPRGLSGRAHGMLGLTPVAGLPLRAGSHQLRITHGDSPPVDLPLRLERGEHMRLRVVIPAFVPEGYTYIPPGCFLMGSADIEPMRQFEESPPMYRKCLPKGFFIGRTEVTLQDWMDYLDALGPKAAAHNLLAKLDTSAETSLDLRKQPKGAWQFSLHLQDEALQILLAGKHLHYPHREKNQTQDWRRLPLAGVSASELEKYLQWLDRSGRVKGARLCNESEWTRAARGADDRLFPHGNKLDLDDANFDQTYGRLVGAFGPDEAGRHPRSDSPWNLSDMAGNIYEITQPLYPKPGIVLKGGAWYYPPIAAYVATRQFAPASIQDLRVGLRVCASMPAP; this comes from the coding sequence ATGCCGCGTACTGCTGGCTCGCCCGAGCCACAATGTTTGACCGACGAGCTTCTCGCGGAATTGATTGATGGCCGCCTCCCCCCGGAGGAGCTTTCCCGCGTGCACCACCATGCGGCGGCCTGCGCCGACTGCCGGGCGTTGCTGGTCACGGTGGTCCGCGGAGGCGTGCAGCCTCGGGAGCCAGACGAGCCCCCGCCCGAGGGGCCCAAGACCCTGGAGCCGGTCCCCTCCTCTGAACTCCCGGAAAAAGCCTGGGTCCCCCCGGACACGTTCGATGAATTCCGCCTCGTGCAGTTGCTCGGCCGGGGGGCGATGGGCGTCGTTTACCTCGCGCACGACACCTCCCTGGACCGGCAAGTCGCGGTCAAGTTCATCGCCTCACCTCAGCCCCATGCCCGGGCCCTCGAACACTTTCGAATCGAGGTGCGCGCCATCGCGAGGGTGCAGCATCCCAACGTTGTCACCGCCTTCCGGGTGGGAGAGGTAGCGGGACGTCCCTACCTCGTCTCCGAATACCTGGCCGGCCAGAGCCTGGCGGACATGCCGGTGCCCATGCCCTGGCGCCGGGCACGGGTGATGGGATTGGGCATGGCCCGGGGGCTCGCGGCGGCCCACCGCCAGGGCGTGCTCCACCGCGACCTCAAGCCCGCCAACGCCTTTCTCACCGCCGAAGGCGAGGTGAAGCTGCTCGACTTCGGCTTGGCCGAGCTCTTCGACGGGAAAACAGGGACTGGCGCGCCAGGCACCCGCACCCTCGCGGGCACCCCCCGGTACATGGCGCCCGAGCTCTTCCGGGGCCAGCTCGCGACCCCCCAGAGCGATCTCTATTCGTTGGGGGTCGTCCTCTACGAACTCTGCACGGGAACGCTCCCCTCCCCGCCTCGCACGCTTCCCCCCAAGCGCAACGGCCCGCCCGAGGCCCTTCCCACGAACGAGCAGGCCCCGGGGAAAACGCCCTCCCTTCCGGAGCAGGTGCCAGGCATTGATCTCGACTTCGCAGCGCTCATCGAGCGCTGTCTCCGCCTCGAGCCTTCCGAGCGCTTCGCTTCCGCGGAAGCGCTCCGTGTCGAGTTGGAGCGGCTCGGGCCATTCCAGGAAACGGACAGCATCCCGGACGCCAGCCCTTACCAGGGCTTGGCCTCGTTCGAAGCGGAGCACCGCGCGCTCTTCTTTGGCCGTGACGCCGATATTCGCGCCGTGCTCGACCGGCTGCGCCGGCACCCGGTGGTCCTCATCGCGGGCGACTCGGGGGTGGGCAAATCCTCCCTGTGCCGTGCCGGCATCCTGCCCCGCGTCGCCCAGGGGGCGCTCGATGACTACCTGGACTTTCGTCCGCTGACGTTGACGCCGGGCCGTCTGCCTCTCGCGGTGCTCGCCGCCACGCTGGCCCCTGTTCTTCACCGGACCGAGGCCGAGCTCATGGACCGGTTCACCGGAGCACCGGGATGGTTGGGCGCTGCCCTCCGGGCCCTCCACCCAGACGGCCACGGGGTGCTGGTGTTCGTCGATCAGGCCGAAGAACTGGTGACCTTGAGCGAGCCCGCCCAGGCCGTTCGCTTCGCGGAGCTTCTCGACGAATTGGCCCTGCCCGCGCCCGGCGTCCGGGTGCTGCTCACGGTCCGCGGCGACTTTCTCACCCGGCTGAGTGCCCTGCCCGGCATGGATTCGGCCATCGAGCGCTCGCTCTATCTGCTTCAGCACCTCAAGCCCGGAGGAATCCGCGAGGCCATCGTTGGCCCCGCGCGAAGCCGGGGCGTGAGCTTCGAATCCGAAGCGCTCTTGCAGACCCTGATTGACCAGACCTCTCAGGGCGCGGGCAGCCTGCCCCTGCTCCAGTTCACGCTGACCGAGCTGTGGGAGCGCCGCGATACCGCGCGCGCCCTCATTACCCGAGACACACTGGAGGCCATGGGAGGAGTGGAAGGCGCGCTCTCCCGGCATGCCGACACCGTGCTGGAACGGCTCACCCGCTTGGAGCAACAAGCAGCCCGTCACCTCTTGGGCCGGCTCATCACCCCGGAAGGCACACGCGGCGAGCAAAGCGAAGCGGAACTCACTGCGGAGTCGCCCGAGGCGCGCGCCGCGCTCCAAGTTCTCATCGAAGGGCGCCTGCTGCATACCCGCACCACGGGCCGTGACACACATTATGAGATCGCTCATGAGGCGCTGATCTCGAACTGGGGGACCTTGCGCCGCTGGCTCAACGAGGATGCCGGGCAGCGGGTCATCCGGCAACGCCTTGCGATGGCGAGCACCGAGTGGGAGCGGCTGAATCAAGCCGAGGAACTGCTGTGGCGCGAGCGCCAGCTTGCCGAGGCCAGTGCCATCGAGCCGCTTAGCCTGAAGAGCCGGGAGCAGGCCTTCCTCCGGGCCTCACGGCGAGCCCTGCGCCGCCAGCGCAGACGCGTCTGGCTGAGCATGCTGCTGGTGGGACTCGTGGCGGGAAGTGCCTATGCGGGCCCGCGCCTGCAAGAGCACCTCAATACCCAGCAGACCCTCAGGGGAATGCTGGAAGAGGCCCGGGCTTCGCTCCACGCCGGGCGGACGTTCGCGCAGCAGGCCACCATCAACCGCGAGAAGGCCGTCGTGCTGTTCGATGGCCAGACTCCCGGCTGCGCCCCCTCCGTCCACGCGTTTGTCGACGAATTGGTTCAGGCCGCGCTTCCATTGCCCGTGCAGTCCGAGGGAAAGCCTGGGCTCCCGTGCGCGCACCAAACCCTGCTCCTGCGTGACCGGGAATCCCGGGCGGAGCATGAATGGAGACAGGCACTCGGCGCGTTCGAGCAGGCGGAGCTGCGCTTTGCCGCCTCGGAGCGAAAGCTCGAAGATGTCCTCGAGCTGTCCTACAGGAACCCGGACGCACGCCAACTCCTCACCGAGACCACCTACGAGCGCTTCTTGCTGGCCGAGCGCTTTCACCGCCAGGAGGAACGCAACCGGTTCGAGGAGCGGTTCAGACGGCTCACGGGCAGCGATGCAGCGTCCAGAGACCTGCTCGATGTACCCGCCACGGTGGAGATCGAAACCGTTCCCTCGGGCGCACGGGTCGAACTGGTCGCCAGCGGTGAAGCGCTGCGAGCGCCTCGGGGCCTTTCGGGCCGCGCGCATGGGATGCTGGGCCTGACGCCCGTCGCCGGGCTGCCGCTCCGCGCGGGCTCGCACCAGCTACGCATCACACACGGTGACTCGCCTCCGGTCGATCTGCCCCTGCGCCTGGAGCGAGGAGAACACATGCGCCTCCGGGTGGTGATTCCCGCCTTCGTGCCCGAGGGCTACACCTATATTCCCCCCGGCTGTTTCCTCATGGGCAGTGCCGACATCGAACCCATGCGGCAATTCGAGGAGAGTCCTCCGATGTACCGGAAGTGCCTCCCAAAGGGGTTCTTCATCGGACGGACCGAGGTGACGCTCCAGGATTGGATGGACTATCTCGATGCTTTGGGTCCCAAGGCCGCAGCGCATAACCTGCTCGCGAAACTCGATACCAGCGCGGAGACGTCGCTGGATCTGCGGAAACAGCCCAAGGGCGCATGGCAATTCTCGCTCCATCTGCAGGACGAGGCTCTCCAGATACTGCTCGCGGGAAAGCATCTCCACTATCCACATCGGGAGAAGAACCAGACACAGGATTGGCGCCGACTGCCCCTGGCGGGGGTTTCCGCGAGTGAGCTGGAGAAGTACCTCCAATGGCTTGACCGGTCGGGCCGGGTGAAGGGGGCCCGTCTGTGCAACGAATCCGAATGGACTCGCGCGGCGCGGGGTGCGGATGACCGCCTGTTTCCCCATGGCAACAAGCTCGACCTGGACGATGCCAACTTCGACCAGACCTACGGCCGGCTGGTAGGCGCTTTTGGACCTGACGAGGCGGGGCGGCACCCGCGTTCCGACAGCCCCTGGAACCTCAGCGACATGGCGGGCAACATCTACGAAATCACGCAGCCCCTGTATCCCAAGCCGGGCATCGTGCTGAAAGGGGGCGCCTGGTATTACCCCCCCATTGCTGCGTACGTGGCGACGCGGCAGTTCGCCCCAGCCAGCATACAGGACCTCCGGGTGGGGCTGCGCGTCTGCGCTTCGATGCCCGCTCCTTGA